The Metabacillus litoralis genome contains a region encoding:
- a CDS encoding efflux RND transporter permease subunit, with translation MNSIINFVLKNKFAVWLLTIIITVAGLYSGLNMKLETIPNINTPIISVTTIYPGATPEEVADHVTEPIEKIVQNLNGVNVVSSNSMQNASSLQIEYGFEKNMDEAEDELNDALTNIELPDGVNEPSVSRISLNAFPILALSIANDDQSLAELTTVVEDEILPALEGVEGVSSVQVSGQQLEEVEFTFKEDKMAELGLDAETVKGLIQGSDVTFPLGVLTLDETEKSVVVDGNITTIEDLKNIEIPVMPSAQGNQQAAAQGGQSADMTVQSPQAGAGQAQAQMPANIELPTVKLSEIADIELVGKAESISRTNGKEAIGVQIVKATDANTVDVANGIEEKLADFEDEIEGLDVVYTLDQATPIEESVGTMLSKALFGALFAVVIILLFLRDIKSTLISIISIPLSLLIAIILLNQMGITLNMMTLGAMTVAIGRVVDDSIVVIENIYRRMSLKGEQLKGKALVREATKEMFIPIMSSTIVTIAVFLPLALVKGMIGELFLPFALTMVFALLASLLVAITIVPMMAHSLFKKNLYGESKKLKQHDEHKPGKMTGAYRSILNWTLNHKIITSLIAIAMLVGSLFLVPVIGVSFLSSEEEKMMIVTYKPEPGETREQAEEAALSAEEFFLDREHVKTVQYSLGSENPMNPGDTNSAMFFILYEDDTPEFAEEKEQVVEDLIEVAAGGGEWASQDFASMGSSNAITMYVYGNSLEDIEPVVADIQEIMENNDSLKNVESSMSETYDEYTFVANQEELSKYGLTAAQIGMALNPTRERPVLTTVEKDGEDLNVYLQVEEETYETVDDLTEKTIQSPLGTEVKIGDVVDVQEGETSNTVTRRDGKIYVSVSGEITTDDVAKVSTDVQTKVDDLDLPSKIEVNMGGVSADIQESFTQLGLAMLAAIAIVYLILVITFGGALAPFAILFSLPFTVIGALVGLLIAGETLSVNSMIGALMLIGIVVTNAIVLIDRVIHKEKEGLSTREAILEAGTTRLRPILMTAIATIGALIPLALGLEGGGMISKDLGVTVIGGLTSSTLLTLVIVPIVYEALSKIRRKKTLVEEE, from the coding sequence ATGAATAGCATAATTAATTTTGTTTTGAAAAACAAATTTGCTGTATGGCTGCTTACAATTATTATAACAGTAGCTGGATTATATTCTGGATTAAACATGAAGCTTGAAACAATCCCGAATATTAATACCCCAATTATTTCCGTTACAACGATTTATCCAGGGGCTACACCTGAGGAAGTTGCTGATCATGTTACAGAACCGATAGAAAAGATTGTTCAAAATTTAAATGGAGTGAATGTTGTTAGCTCAAATTCTATGCAAAATGCTTCATCTCTTCAAATCGAATACGGATTTGAAAAAAATATGGATGAAGCTGAAGACGAGCTAAACGATGCATTAACTAATATTGAACTTCCCGATGGTGTTAATGAGCCTAGCGTTTCAAGAATTAGTTTAAATGCATTCCCTATTTTAGCATTAAGTATTGCAAATGATGATCAATCACTTGCAGAGCTTACAACAGTTGTGGAAGACGAAATACTCCCAGCCTTAGAAGGGGTTGAAGGTGTTTCTTCTGTTCAAGTATCTGGTCAACAGTTAGAGGAAGTAGAATTTACTTTTAAAGAAGATAAAATGGCAGAGCTAGGATTAGATGCTGAGACAGTTAAAGGTCTTATCCAAGGCTCGGATGTTACTTTTCCTTTAGGCGTATTAACGTTAGATGAAACAGAAAAATCTGTTGTAGTCGATGGGAACATTACAACTATTGAAGATTTGAAAAATATTGAAATTCCAGTTATGCCTTCGGCGCAGGGAAATCAACAGGCAGCAGCACAAGGTGGTCAATCAGCTGATATGACCGTTCAGTCACCGCAAGCTGGTGCAGGTCAAGCCCAAGCACAAATGCCTGCAAACATCGAATTACCTACTGTAAAGCTATCCGAAATTGCAGATATTGAGTTAGTCGGAAAAGCTGAATCAATTTCTCGTACTAATGGGAAGGAAGCAATTGGCGTTCAAATTGTAAAAGCAACAGACGCTAATACAGTAGATGTTGCCAACGGTATTGAAGAAAAATTAGCTGACTTCGAAGATGAAATTGAAGGTCTTGATGTTGTTTACACACTTGACCAGGCAACACCAATTGAAGAGTCAGTCGGAACGATGCTAAGTAAAGCACTATTTGGAGCGCTTTTCGCGGTTGTCATTATTCTCTTATTCTTAAGAGATATTAAATCAACATTAATCTCAATTATTTCAATTCCGTTGTCATTATTGATCGCGATTATCCTGTTAAATCAAATGGGAATTACGCTGAACATGATGACACTTGGTGCAATGACTGTAGCGATTGGTCGTGTTGTTGATGACTCGATCGTTGTTATTGAAAATATTTACCGAAGAATGTCACTCAAAGGTGAACAATTAAAAGGTAAGGCATTAGTTCGTGAAGCAACAAAAGAGATGTTCATACCAATCATGTCCTCAACAATTGTTACAATCGCGGTATTCTTACCGTTAGCGCTTGTAAAAGGAATGATCGGGGAACTATTCTTACCATTCGCATTAACAATGGTATTTGCGCTTTTAGCATCATTATTAGTTGCGATCACAATTGTACCAATGATGGCGCACAGTTTATTTAAGAAAAATTTATATGGTGAAAGCAAAAAATTAAAGCAACATGACGAACACAAACCAGGCAAAATGACAGGTGCTTATCGTTCCATTCTAAATTGGACGTTGAACCACAAGATCATTACATCTCTGATTGCGATCGCTATGTTAGTAGGAAGCTTATTCTTAGTTCCGGTTATCGGTGTTAGTTTCTTATCTTCTGAAGAAGAAAAGATGATGATCGTTACGTACAAACCAGAGCCAGGTGAAACAAGAGAGCAAGCAGAAGAAGCAGCTTTAAGTGCTGAAGAATTCTTCTTGGATAGAGAACATGTGAAAACCGTACAATATTCACTTGGTAGTGAAAACCCAATGAACCCTGGTGACACAAACAGTGCGATGTTCTTCATTCTTTATGAAGATGACACACCAGAATTTGCGGAAGAAAAAGAACAAGTTGTTGAAGATTTAATTGAAGTAGCAGCTGGAGGTGGAGAATGGGCTTCACAAGACTTTGCTTCGATGGGATCTAGCAATGCGATAACAATGTATGTTTATGGTAACAGCCTGGAAGACATTGAGCCTGTTGTAGCAGATATCCAAGAGATTATGGAAAACAATGATTCTCTTAAAAATGTAGAATCCAGTATGTCAGAAACATATGATGAGTATACATTTGTAGCTAATCAAGAAGAGTTAAGTAAGTACGGACTAACAGCAGCTCAAATTGGGATGGCGCTTAACCCAACAAGAGAACGTCCAGTATTAACAACAGTTGAAAAAGACGGTGAAGACCTAAATGTGTATCTTCAAGTAGAAGAAGAAACATATGAAACGGTTGATGATTTAACGGAAAAAACAATTCAATCTCCACTTGGAACAGAAGTGAAAATTGGTGATGTAGTTGACGTACAAGAAGGTGAAACATCAAATACTGTCACAAGACGTGATGGAAAAATCTATGTTTCCGTTTCAGGTGAAATCACAACGGATGATGTTGCAAAAGTTTCAACAGATGTTCAAACAAAGGTAGATGATCTAGATCTTCCTTCAAAAATTGAAGTAAATATGGGCGGTGTATCAGCAGACATCCAAGAATCATTTACTCAATTAGGGTTAGCCATGTTAGCAGCGATTGCGATTGTTTATCTGATCTTAGTTATCACTTTCGGTGGAGCACTAGCGCCATTTGCGATTCTGTTCTCCTTACCGTTTACGGTAATTGGTGCCCTTGTCGGCTTATTAATTGCTGGTGAAACATTAAGTGTTAACTCAATGATTGGTGCTCTAATGCTTATCGGTATCGTTGTAACAAACGCGATTGTATTAATTGACCGCGTGATCCACAAGGAGAAAGAAGGCTTAAGTACACGTGAGGCCATCTTAGAAGCGGGTACAACTCGTCTTCGTCCTATCCTTATGACGGCAATTGCAACAATCGGTGCCCTCATCCCATTAGCACTAGGACTAGAAGGCGGCGGGATGATCTCGAAAGACCTTGGTGTAACGGTAATTGGTGGCTTAACAAGTTCAACGTTATTAACGCTTGTGATCGTGCCAATTGTATATGAAGCATTAAGCAAGATCCGTCGTAAAAAAACGTTAGTTGAAGAAGAATAA
- a CDS encoding TetR/AcrR family transcriptional regulator: protein MKEKEKKIIEAAVSIFATKGYSATSIQEIVDACGISKGAFYLYFKSKDALLLAAFKYQFQLIQSKVDSVPVKDLSPRDAFVLQLKTQLEEIQKNKEFIIMQTREQAIPINSEIEDFIKKMSQNIGRFYHRSLHAIYGPKINLYIFDLNMILQGIVQSYLKLIIFDLGQFDLHKLAVFVLRRADDLVEGYLKSDEEPILSDEFVCQLNEQYPELTKDDLIREISLVKKKVDNEAFLITLDVIEEEINEDSPRLPVIKGMLSNIKNDPDLEELIAIIEHYFKLK, encoded by the coding sequence ATGAAGGAAAAAGAAAAGAAAATTATTGAGGCCGCCGTTAGTATTTTTGCAACAAAAGGATATTCGGCTACATCGATTCAAGAAATTGTTGATGCTTGTGGCATTTCAAAAGGCGCCTTTTACTTATACTTTAAATCGAAGGATGCTCTACTACTTGCAGCATTCAAGTATCAGTTTCAATTAATTCAGTCTAAGGTCGATTCTGTACCAGTAAAAGATTTATCGCCTCGTGATGCATTTGTTCTTCAGCTAAAAACACAGCTAGAAGAAATTCAAAAAAACAAAGAATTTATTATTATGCAAACACGTGAACAAGCAATACCGATTAATTCTGAGATCGAGGACTTTATTAAAAAAATGTCTCAAAATATTGGGAGATTCTATCATAGATCTCTTCACGCAATTTATGGTCCAAAGATTAATCTCTATATTTTTGATTTAAATATGATTCTACAAGGAATTGTTCAATCGTATTTAAAACTAATCATTTTTGATTTAGGACAATTTGACCTTCATAAGTTGGCAGTCTTCGTTTTAAGACGAGCTGATGATTTAGTTGAAGGCTACTTAAAATCAGATGAGGAACCAATACTATCAGATGAATTCGTCTGTCAGTTAAACGAACAATACCCAGAGCTAACGAAGGATGATTTAATAAGAGAAATTTCACTCGTGAAAAAGAAGGTCGACAATGAAGCATTTCTCATCACACTCGATGTGATTGAAGAAGAAATAAACGAAGATTCACCGCGTTTACCCGTGATCAAGGGGATGTTAAGTAATATAAAAAATGATCCTGATTTAGAAGAACTAATTGCTATTATTGAACATTACTTTAAGCTAAAATAA
- a CDS encoding substrate-binding domain-containing protein — protein MGKHITMRDIATKLGVSSVTVSKALNDKEGVGEELKQKIKETAKEMGYRINTFAKAMKEGQAYNIGVIIPERFATETQSFYLKFYQHLAKTLDSYQYSGILHILNTDDEDQLVLPRIYNEQKVDGMLILGQISNEYINLLNEIDFPTVYLDFYNEKAKADTVITDNFYGMYEMTNYLIQCGHSEIGFIGNIYATSSIQDRFLGYYKSLLEHKLVLNQDYVVNDRDERGNLIELQLPEKLPTAFVCNCDKVAYHLINKFHSLGIKVPEDCSVVGFDNDIYAEITNPKLTTVAVDIEEMSKTAVDLMISKLKNKERQWEQVSVKGKMIHRQSVKKLVE, from the coding sequence TTGGGGAAACATATAACAATGCGAGATATTGCTACAAAATTAGGTGTAAGTAGTGTTACAGTTTCAAAGGCCTTGAACGATAAAGAAGGCGTCGGCGAGGAGCTTAAGCAAAAAATAAAAGAAACCGCGAAAGAGATGGGCTATCGAATCAATACGTTTGCAAAGGCAATGAAGGAAGGACAGGCTTATAATATTGGTGTTATCATTCCTGAACGTTTTGCTACTGAAACACAGTCTTTCTATCTAAAATTTTATCAACATCTTGCAAAAACACTTGACTCATACCAATATAGTGGAATTCTTCATATTCTGAATACTGATGATGAAGATCAGCTTGTTTTACCGAGGATTTATAATGAGCAAAAAGTAGATGGCATGCTCATTTTAGGACAAATCAGTAATGAATATATAAACCTATTAAATGAGATCGATTTTCCAACTGTGTATCTCGATTTTTATAATGAAAAGGCAAAAGCAGATACGGTAATCACAGATAATTTTTATGGTATGTATGAGATGACAAATTATCTCATACAGTGTGGACATTCAGAAATAGGATTTATTGGGAATATTTATGCAACAAGCAGTATTCAAGATCGTTTTTTAGGTTATTATAAATCCCTTTTAGAGCATAAGCTTGTGCTGAATCAAGATTATGTAGTCAATGATCGTGATGAACGTGGAAACTTGATTGAATTGCAGCTACCTGAAAAACTACCGACGGCATTTGTTTGCAATTGTGACAAAGTAGCTTATCATTTAATAAATAAATTTCATTCGCTAGGGATAAAAGTACCTGAAGACTGTTCTGTAGTTGGTTTTGATAATGATATTTATGCAGAAATCACAAACCCTAAGCTAACAACAGTGGCTGTAGATATTGAAGAAATGTCAAAAACAGCAGTGGACTTAATGATTTCAAAACTGAAGAATAAGGAAAGACAATGGGAGCAGGTTTCTGTAAAAGGAAAAATGATCCATCGTCAATCTGTTAAGAAACTAGTGGAATAA
- the manA gene encoding mannose-6-phosphate isomerase, class I translates to MVELLKLKPVFKERIWGGTTLRDSFQYDIPSEHTGECWAISAHPNGNSTVQNGPFAGKELSWLWDNHQELFGHTSGDRFPLLTKILDAKADLSVQVHPDDTYAKEHENGELGKTECWYIIDCKEGAEMIFGHHARTKEELVTMIHSGRWEDLLRRVKIKPGDFFYVPSGTIHALCEGTLVLETQQSSDTTYRVYDYDRVDQNGEKRELHLSKAIQVTTVPDDVNQVKPYKEEHGSTVITTFVEEEYFSVYKWNVVSEYIHKNDAPFLLCSVINGQGFVKTKEETLSVQRGDHFLVTANAKEMLVDGTLELIVSHT, encoded by the coding sequence GTGGTAGAGCTACTGAAATTAAAGCCTGTTTTTAAAGAACGTATTTGGGGTGGAACAACATTAAGAGATTCCTTCCAGTACGATATTCCGAGTGAGCATACGGGGGAGTGTTGGGCAATTAGTGCGCACCCAAATGGAAATAGTACCGTTCAAAATGGACCCTTTGCAGGAAAGGAATTAAGTTGGCTATGGGACAACCACCAAGAGCTTTTTGGACATACAAGCGGCGATCGCTTTCCTCTATTAACGAAAATACTAGATGCTAAAGCAGACTTAAGTGTACAAGTTCATCCGGATGATACATATGCGAAAGAACATGAAAATGGCGAACTAGGCAAAACAGAGTGCTGGTATATTATTGATTGTAAAGAAGGGGCCGAAATGATTTTTGGCCATCATGCCCGTACAAAAGAAGAGCTGGTCACGATGATTCATTCTGGTCGTTGGGAGGACTTGTTAAGAAGAGTAAAAATTAAGCCCGGTGACTTTTTTTATGTTCCAAGCGGGACTATTCATGCGTTATGTGAAGGAACACTTGTGTTGGAAACGCAGCAAAGCTCTGACACTACCTACCGTGTATACGATTATGATCGCGTTGATCAAAATGGAGAGAAAAGAGAGCTTCACTTATCAAAGGCTATTCAGGTGACAACTGTACCCGACGATGTGAATCAAGTAAAACCTTATAAGGAAGAGCATGGTTCAACGGTCATTACGACATTTGTAGAAGAAGAGTATTTTTCTGTTTATAAGTGGAATGTTGTTAGCGAATATATACATAAAAACGATGCACCTTTTCTGTTGTGCAGTGTAATCAATGGTCAAGGTTTTGTAAAAACAAAGGAAGAAACACTTTCGGTTCAAAGAGGTGACCATTTTCTAGTAACAGCAAATGCCAAAGAAATGCTCGTAGATGGTACACTTGAACTAATTGTGTCGCATACATAA
- the cls gene encoding cardiolipin synthase, with the protein MNIVSILLGFIIVLNILFAIVMIFRERRDAPSSWAWLLVLFFIPVLGFVLYLLFGQNLSRYHMFQWEDRKKLGIEKLLATQLEEIRKNTFAFQSETAKQHKQLINMQVINNDAVLTEDNSVDIFTDGNEKFAQLFKDIEEATDHIHLQYYILKNGELGKKLIAALTKKAAQGVKVRVLYDDLGSRGLRKSFFKELRAAEGEVEVFFPSKLRWINLRLNYRNHRKLVIIDGKTGYVGGFNVGDEYLGLDPSFGYWRDTHLRIQGTAVHAIQARFILDWNQATEKRTIAYSQKLFPEPVISVGNSSLQIVTSGPDSEWEQIKNGYIKMISTAKKSVCIQTPYFIPDASLLDALKIACLSGIEVQLMIPNKPDHPFVYWATLSYVAELLNSGAMVYIYDNGFIHAKMIVVDNEIASVGTANIDVRSFKLNFEVNAFIYDENIARKLSEEFQHDVMQSREYTLEAYHQRSKAIRFKESVSRLLSPIL; encoded by the coding sequence ATGAATATTGTATCAATATTACTTGGTTTTATTATCGTTTTAAATATTTTATTTGCGATTGTGATGATTTTTAGAGAAAGAAGAGATGCGCCGTCTTCATGGGCGTGGTTGCTTGTTCTCTTTTTTATTCCGGTTTTAGGATTTGTGCTTTATCTGCTTTTTGGTCAAAATTTAAGTCGATACCACATGTTTCAATGGGAAGACAGGAAAAAGCTTGGAATTGAAAAGCTATTGGCCACTCAGCTTGAAGAAATTCGTAAAAATACATTTGCTTTTCAGAGTGAAACGGCCAAGCAGCATAAGCAGTTAATTAATATGCAGGTTATTAACAATGATGCGGTGTTAACAGAAGATAACTCTGTTGATATTTTCACGGATGGAAATGAGAAGTTTGCTCAGCTGTTCAAAGATATTGAAGAGGCGACCGATCACATTCATTTACAATATTATATTTTGAAAAACGGAGAACTTGGTAAGAAGCTGATTGCGGCTTTAACGAAGAAGGCAGCCCAAGGTGTTAAAGTGAGAGTTTTATATGATGATCTTGGCTCGAGAGGATTAAGAAAATCGTTTTTCAAAGAGCTTCGTGCTGCTGAAGGTGAGGTGGAGGTGTTCTTTCCTTCAAAGCTAAGATGGATTAATTTACGCTTGAATTATCGTAATCATCGGAAGCTTGTTATTATTGATGGTAAAACAGGGTATGTAGGTGGCTTTAATGTGGGTGACGAATATTTAGGTCTTGATCCTTCATTCGGTTACTGGCGTGATACACACTTAAGAATTCAAGGAACGGCGGTACATGCGATTCAAGCAAGGTTTATTCTTGATTGGAATCAAGCAACAGAAAAGCGGACGATTGCTTATTCACAGAAGCTTTTTCCTGAACCTGTTATATCAGTTGGGAACAGCAGCCTGCAAATTGTGACGAGTGGTCCGGATTCTGAATGGGAACAAATCAAAAATGGCTATATCAAGATGATTTCTACCGCAAAAAAATCTGTCTGCATTCAAACACCATATTTTATTCCTGATGCTAGCTTGCTTGATGCGTTAAAGATAGCCTGTTTATCAGGGATTGAAGTGCAGCTTATGATTCCAAATAAGCCTGATCATCCATTTGTCTACTGGGCCACTCTCTCATATGTTGCCGAATTATTAAATTCAGGGGCGATGGTGTACATATATGACAATGGTTTCATTCATGCCAAAATGATTGTCGTAGATAATGAAATAGCCTCTGTTGGAACAGCGAATATCGATGTAAGAAGCTTTAAGCTGAATTTTGAAGTAAATGCTTTTATTTATGATGAAAATATTGCTAGAAAACTATCAGAAGAGTTTCAACATGATGTTATGCAGTCTCGGGAATATACTTTGGAAGCTTACCATCAACGTTCAAAGGCCATTCGATTTAAGGAATCTGTTTCCAGATTGCTATCTCCTATCTTATAA
- a CDS encoding aminotransferase class I/II-fold pyridoxal phosphate-dependent enzyme, giving the protein MNELAQALNQAIKEDNEHVYNMLSQLGKEMFYPKGILSQSAEAGKKAHRFNATIGIATEGNQPMHFNHLQNLFGDRVAPKDLYPYAPPQGKEELRKVWKEKILKDNPSVNSEVVGSPIVTNALTHGLSIVADLFADEGTPVIVPDKFWGNYNLTFKVRRGANVVTFPLFNEENAFNTAALKETIAAQKSAGKVIVLLNFPNNPTGYTPLESEAKEIAAVLTEAAEEGLNVVVLIDDAYFGLFYEESMKESIFSYLADAHERILAVKVDGATKENYVWGFRVGFITYASKSAAILNALEQKTKGLIRGTISSSSHPSQTLILQSLKSNEFAVEKEQKFALMKSRADKTKEVLAKEEYQKYWTYYPFNSGYFMCLKLNGIDAEELRLHLLDKYGVGTISINSTDLRIAFSCVEADDIEELFDLIAQGAADLA; this is encoded by the coding sequence ATGAATGAATTAGCACAAGCTTTAAACCAAGCAATCAAAGAAGATAATGAACATGTCTATAATATGTTATCCCAGCTTGGAAAGGAAATGTTCTATCCAAAGGGAATTTTAAGTCAATCAGCTGAAGCAGGCAAAAAAGCTCACCGCTTCAACGCAACAATTGGAATTGCAACAGAAGGCAATCAACCAATGCATTTCAATCACTTGCAAAACCTTTTTGGAGATCGTGTAGCACCAAAAGACTTGTATCCATATGCACCACCACAAGGGAAAGAAGAATTACGAAAAGTTTGGAAAGAAAAAATCCTAAAGGATAACCCAAGTGTAAACAGTGAGGTAGTTGGTTCTCCAATTGTTACAAACGCATTAACACACGGTTTAAGCATTGTTGCTGACTTATTCGCTGATGAAGGCACTCCGGTCATTGTGCCTGATAAATTCTGGGGTAACTACAACTTAACATTTAAAGTACGCCGCGGTGCAAATGTTGTCACTTTCCCATTATTTAATGAAGAAAACGCCTTTAATACAGCAGCATTAAAAGAAACAATTGCTGCTCAAAAATCAGCAGGCAAAGTCATTGTTCTTTTAAACTTCCCGAACAACCCAACTGGTTACACACCACTTGAGTCGGAAGCAAAAGAAATTGCAGCAGTGTTAACAGAAGCAGCTGAAGAAGGCTTAAATGTTGTTGTCTTAATCGACGATGCTTATTTTGGCTTATTCTATGAAGAGTCTATGAAAGAATCCATTTTCAGCTACTTAGCAGATGCTCACGAACGCATTCTTGCTGTAAAAGTTGACGGTGCAACAAAAGAAAACTATGTATGGGGCTTCCGTGTTGGATTTATCACATACGCAAGCAAAAGTGCCGCGATCTTAAACGCACTTGAGCAAAAAACAAAAGGGTTAATCAGAGGAACAATCTCTAGCAGCTCTCACCCATCTCAAACACTGATTCTACAATCACTAAAATCAAATGAATTTGCTGTAGAAAAAGAACAAAAATTTGCACTGATGAAAAGCCGTGCGGATAAAACAAAAGAAGTTCTGGCAAAAGAAGAATACCAAAAATACTGGACTTACTATCCATTCAACTCTGGCTACTTCATGTGCCTAAAACTTAACGGAATTGACGCCGAAGAACTCCGCCTACACCTACTAGACAAATACGGAGTAGGAACCATCTCAATCAACTCAACAGACCTTCGCATCGCCTTCTCATGCGTTGAAGCCGATGACATCGAAGAACTATTTGATTTGATTGCACAAGGAGCTGCGGATTTGGCGTAG
- a CDS encoding mannitol-1-phosphate 5-dehydrogenase produces the protein MKATHFGAGNIGRGFIGLLLHQSGYSVEFVDVNEALINELNQEKSYRVMLANEEKQETLVEGVSGINSQQSPDAVVESISTADIVTTAVGPHILKFVAPLIAEGLKKRKEIGGAALNVIACENMVGGSSELKKHVLEKLNEEEQAWVEEHIGFPNSAVDRIVPNQNNERLLDVLVEPFHEWVIDATQIKGVQPKIEEALFVENLSAYIERKLFTVNTGHAATAYLGNLAGLNTIAETIAKEDVKKDVLRTLGETGKVLVSKYRFDADQHQTYIEKIIGRFANPYIVDDVQRVGRAPIRKLGPKDRLVAPALEYLHEFNEVPEHLVKVMAAALQFVSQEDQESLELNQKVEEKGAAAAFSEVAGLPIDHPLVEKVAEKF, from the coding sequence TTGAAGGCGACTCACTTTGGTGCCGGTAATATCGGACGCGGCTTCATCGGCCTTCTTCTTCATCAGTCAGGCTATTCAGTTGAATTTGTTGATGTAAATGAAGCGTTGATCAATGAATTAAATCAAGAGAAATCTTACCGTGTGATGCTTGCAAACGAAGAAAAGCAGGAAACTTTGGTTGAAGGAGTTTCAGGCATTAACAGTCAGCAATCTCCAGATGCAGTTGTGGAATCAATCTCTACAGCTGATATCGTAACAACTGCGGTTGGTCCACATATTTTAAAATTTGTGGCCCCTTTAATTGCAGAAGGCTTGAAAAAACGTAAGGAAATCGGTGGGGCAGCACTTAACGTCATTGCTTGTGAAAATATGGTTGGTGGCAGTAGTGAGCTTAAAAAGCATGTGTTAGAAAAGCTGAATGAAGAAGAACAAGCATGGGTGGAAGAACATATCGGCTTCCCGAACTCTGCAGTAGATCGTATCGTACCAAATCAAAACAACGAACGTCTTTTAGATGTCCTTGTTGAACCATTCCATGAATGGGTGATTGATGCTACACAAATCAAGGGTGTACAGCCGAAAATTGAGGAAGCACTTTTCGTTGAAAATCTTTCAGCTTATATTGAGCGTAAGCTATTCACGGTCAACACAGGGCATGCTGCAACTGCTTATTTAGGAAACTTGGCTGGACTTAACACCATTGCTGAAACGATTGCGAAGGAAGACGTGAAGAAAGATGTGTTAAGAACACTTGGTGAAACAGGTAAGGTGTTAGTGTCTAAATACCGCTTTGATGCCGATCAACATCAAACGTACATTGAGAAAATCATTGGACGCTTTGCTAACCCATATATTGTCGATGATGTTCAGCGTGTTGGAAGAGCACCAATTCGTAAGCTTGGACCAAAAGACCGTCTTGTGGCACCAGCATTAGAATACCTACATGAATTCAATGAAGTGCCAGAACACCTTGTAAAGGTTATGGCAGCGGCATTACAATTTGTATCACAAGAAGATCAGGAATCATTAGAGCTGAACCAAAAGGTAGAAGAAAAAGGTGCAGCAGCTGCATTTAGTGAAGTTGCAGGCTTACCTATCGATCACCCATTGGTTGAGAAGGTAGCGGAGAAATTTTAA
- a CDS encoding PTS sugar transporter subunit IIA, whose product MSILNQENIILNQQYSDKTEAIKATGQILVDKGYVEPAYIEAMLQREELSSTFMGNFVAIPHGTEEAKSAVLNSGLSVIQVPGGVDFGNGNTVKLLIGIAGKGDEHLDILSKIAIVLSEEENVEKLVQAQTKEEILQLLSEVN is encoded by the coding sequence ATGAGTATTTTAAACCAAGAAAACATAATATTAAATCAACAATATAGCGATAAAACAGAGGCAATTAAAGCAACAGGTCAGATCTTAGTAGACAAAGGATATGTAGAGCCAGCTTATATCGAAGCCATGTTACAAAGAGAAGAATTATCTTCAACGTTCATGGGTAACTTTGTTGCCATTCCGCACGGAACAGAAGAAGCAAAATCAGCTGTTCTTAACTCAGGATTATCAGTTATTCAAGTACCTGGTGGGGTTGACTTCGGTAATGGTAACACAGTAAAACTTCTAATCGGAATTGCAGGTAAAGGCGACGAGCACTTAGACATTCTTTCTAAGATTGCCATTGTTCTTTCTGAAGAAGAAAATGTTGAAAAACTTGTTCAAGCACAAACGAAAGAGGAAATACTTCAACTTCTTAGCGAGGTGAACTAA